One Xiphophorus hellerii strain 12219 chromosome 24, Xiphophorus_hellerii-4.1, whole genome shotgun sequence DNA window includes the following coding sequences:
- the LOC116716266 gene encoding uncharacterized protein LOC116716266, giving the protein MAAACKAACCVSFLMWILADFTVYPAESLENVAPEGIASQSSTAFLGVASRAVDGNRDPEYADGSCTHTGGEPNPWWSLLLPVVYRVSTVSITNRNVASERLNNAEILIGNSLENNGKNNPRCAVISSIPPGGTESFNCTGMTGRMLTVKVSTSYGFLTMCELEIYGEPAAPSPSFNAVVMGRRVAVVQKKLCWSDALLYCREHYWDLLSVRSEQEQRGLEEVLRNTTFLTNDPSVSSGHVWLGLRRRLMGSSWFWMSGASVSYIYWKEQHIWQVTSPCGGVDAGDSFYWRNFPCGDHLYFVCLKEFEKNGERVEFYSFTRQ; this is encoded by the exons ATGGCAGCCGCCTGCAAAGCTGCTTGCT GCGTTTCCTTCCTAATGTGGATCCTGGCTGATTTTACAG TCTACCCAGCTGAGTCCCTGGAGAACGTGGCACCAGAGGGAATAGCATCTCAGTCATCCACTGCTTTCCTTGGTGTTGCCTCAAGGGCAGTCGATGGAAACAGAGACCCAGAGTACGCTGACGGATCCTGCACTCATACAGGGGGGGAACCAAACCCGTGGTGGAGTCTGCTGTTGCCAGTTGTGTACCGAGTCTCGACGGTTAGCATCACCAACAGGAACGTAGCGAGCGAGAGGCTAAATAATGCTGAGATCCTCATCGGGAATTCCTTAGAGAACAACGGCAAAAACAACCCCAG ATGTGCTGTCATTTCCTCCATCCCCCCTGGGGGCACCGAAAGCTTTAACTGCACAGGAATGACAGGTCGGATGTTGACCGTGAAGGTCAGCACCTCATACGGCTTTCTGACAATGTGTGAGCTAGAAATCTATGGAG AACCTGCTGCTCCCTCGCCATCCTTCAACGCAGTGGTGATGGGACGTAGAGTAGCCGTTGTGCAGAAGAAGCTGTGCTGGTCGGACGCCTTGTTGTACTGCAGGGAACACTACTGGGACCTCCTCAGCGTTCGCAGTGAGCAGGAGCAGAGAGGGTTGGAGGAGGTGTTGAGAAACACAACCTTCCTGACAAACGACCCCTCCGTTTCTTCCGGACATGTGTGGCTGGGACTGCGCAGG CGTCTGATGGGGAGCTCGTGGTTTTGGATGTCTGGTGCTTCTGTGAGCTACATTTACTGGAAAGAACAACACATCTGGCAGGTCACAAGTCCCTGCGGTGGCGTGGACGCCGGCGACTCGTTCTACTGGAGGAATTTTCCGTGTGGCGATCACCTCTATTTCGTCTGCTTGAAAG AATTTGAGAAAAACGGGGAGCGTGTGGAGTTCTACAGTTTCACCAGACAGTAA